One region of Polaribacter pectinis genomic DNA includes:
- a CDS encoding CBU_0592 family membrane protein: MSIFQIIGWVGSISYLASYFLLSTDRLKSNSITYQFMNVLGGICLVISAYESNDNPNLFTNLIWMLIGLAMIFVILKKRRKKKNKL; the protein is encoded by the coding sequence TTGAGTATTTTTCAAATTATTGGTTGGGTTGGTTCAATTTCTTATTTAGCTTCATATTTTTTATTAAGCACAGATAGATTAAAATCAAATAGTATAACATATCAGTTTATGAATGTTTTAGGTGGAATTTGTCTTGTTATTAGTGCTTATGAATCTAATGACAACCCAAATTTATTTACAAACTTAATATGGATGCTAATTGGTTTGGCTATGATATTTGTAATTTTAAAAAAAAGAAGAAAAAAGAAAAACAAACTTTAA
- a CDS encoding Gfo/Idh/MocA family protein produces the protein MGKKINRKQAIKNLLALASTPILAGSLYSFNDKAEIGKPSPIRPLGNPDIKNPITAITVGAGSRGTVYGNYAVNFPNELDIIGVAEPIDIRKDRYSKKHNIPQSNRFTTWEHVFERPKFADAIIITTPDDLHYGPCIKALEMGYDILLEKPIAPTEQECRDILALQRKNGNIVAVCHVLRYAPYFINLKQLMDSGAIGEAISIQHLEPIEHVHMAHSYVRGNWHDSKKTTPIILAKSCHDLDILRWLVGKKCETISAFGGLKWFTSKNAPEGSTSRCADGCTVESSCPYSALKIYHRERQRTYVFDLPEDKAKHGDYILEQLAKTNYGRCVYKMENNQPDHLVTSMEFEGGATVSFSMEAFTSYHGRRTRVMGSLGDIVGDMNEFTHTDFLTGEKTKWDITVKDVEHYENSGHGGGDWALVTDWIRAVKTKDSSLLSSTLDASIESHLMGFIAEKSRLDKKTMTIHS, from the coding sequence ATGGGAAAAAAAATAAATAGAAAACAAGCTATAAAAAATTTGTTAGCTTTAGCGAGTACACCAATATTAGCAGGATCTTTGTATAGTTTTAATGATAAAGCAGAAATAGGTAAACCATCTCCAATAAGACCACTTGGTAACCCAGATATTAAAAATCCTATTACAGCAATTACTGTTGGTGCAGGTTCACGTGGCACTGTATATGGTAATTACGCAGTTAACTTCCCTAATGAATTAGATATTATTGGTGTAGCAGAACCTATTGATATAAGAAAAGATAGATATTCTAAAAAACACAACATACCCCAAAGCAATAGATTTACAACTTGGGAGCATGTTTTTGAAAGACCAAAATTTGCAGATGCTATAATTATTACAACTCCAGATGATTTACATTATGGACCTTGTATAAAAGCTCTAGAAATGGGTTATGATATTTTACTAGAAAAACCTATTGCACCAACAGAACAAGAATGTAGAGACATTTTAGCATTGCAAAGGAAAAACGGAAATATTGTAGCAGTTTGTCATGTATTACGTTATGCTCCTTATTTTATCAATTTAAAACAATTAATGGATTCTGGCGCTATTGGTGAAGCTATTAGCATTCAACATCTAGAACCAATTGAACATGTTCACATGGCCCATTCTTATGTAAGAGGTAATTGGCACGATTCTAAAAAAACAACTCCAATTATTTTAGCGAAATCTTGTCACGATCTTGATATTTTAAGGTGGTTAGTTGGTAAAAAGTGTGAAACTATTTCTGCGTTTGGTGGCTTAAAATGGTTTACTTCTAAAAATGCACCTGAAGGAAGTACTTCTAGGTGCGCAGATGGTTGTACTGTAGAATCAAGTTGCCCCTACTCTGCTTTAAAAATTTATCACAGAGAAAGACAAAGAACTTATGTATTTGATTTACCTGAAGATAAAGCTAAACATGGAGATTATATTTTAGAACAATTGGCAAAAACCAATTATGGACGCTGTGTTTATAAAATGGAAAATAACCAGCCAGATCATTTAGTTACTTCTATGGAGTTTGAAGGTGGTGCAACCGTAAGTTTTTCTATGGAAGCTTTTACATCTTATCACGGAAGAAGAACTCGTGTTATGGGATCTTTAGGTGATATTGTTGGGGATATGAATGAGTTTACACACACAGATTTCTTAACAGGAGAAAAAACTAAATGGGATATTACTGTAAAAGATGTTGAACATTATGAAAATAGTGGTCATGGAGGTGGTGATTGGGCATTGGTTACTGACTGGATTAGAGCAGTGAAAACTAAAGATTCAAGTTTGCTAAGTTCAACTCTAGATGCTTCTATTGAAAGTCATTTAATGGGTTTTATTGCAGAAAAAAGTAGGCTAGACAAAAAAACGATGACTATCCACTCATAA
- a CDS encoding T9SS type A sorting domain-containing protein, with protein MKTKLLLFFSFFLAQTTLVGQSVSLTKATFDVAETISITWTGGSGSGSDWLGIYYVGETPGSDTSAIKWDYISTTNGAIDVENLTRGGFNRPLPAGNYYVALLLNDSYTVSDSFNFTISTAASVSSDKTDYAVNEAVAITYTGGLGLSTDWVAIYDQSVTDPDGSYFEWSYVTSGQEAAGTLTINPTSLPKGNYYAVLLTDDSYTALSNKVNFTVDGGVLSTDKLVVDKVGVYPNPVNTIATVQMKQNFNKVELLDNLGRKVLESKNINKNTYRLDVQDLSSGIYVIRVYGDKVYDSKIIIE; from the coding sequence ATGAAAACAAAATTACTTCTATTTTTTTCTTTTTTTTTAGCTCAAACAACTTTGGTTGGTCAATCTGTAAGTCTAACTAAAGCTACTTTTGATGTAGCTGAAACAATTTCTATTACTTGGACTGGTGGCTCTGGTTCTGGAAGTGATTGGTTAGGTATTTATTATGTTGGAGAAACTCCAGGATCAGATACATCAGCCATAAAATGGGATTATATTTCTACAACTAACGGAGCTATTGATGTGGAAAATTTAACTAGAGGAGGATTTAATAGACCTTTACCTGCAGGTAATTATTATGTAGCTTTATTACTAAACGATTCTTATACTGTTTCAGATAGTTTTAATTTTACAATATCCACAGCAGCTTCAGTTTCTTCGGATAAAACTGATTATGCAGTTAATGAAGCAGTAGCAATAACATATACAGGAGGTCTTGGCCTTTCAACAGATTGGGTTGCAATTTACGACCAAAGTGTTACGGATCCAGATGGCAGTTATTTCGAATGGAGTTATGTTACTTCAGGACAAGAAGCTGCTGGTACTTTAACAATTAATCCAACATCTCTACCAAAAGGAAACTATTATGCAGTTTTACTAACAGATGATAGTTATACGGCTCTTTCTAATAAAGTGAATTTTACGGTTGATGGAGGTGTTTTAAGCACAGATAAGCTTGTTGTAGATAAAGTGGGAGTTTACCCAAACCCAGTTAATACGATAGCAACTGTTCAAATGAAACAAAATTTTAACAAAGTAGAATTGTTAGATAATTTAGGTAGAAAAGTATTGGAGTCTAAAAATATTAATAAAAATACTTATAGATTAGATGTTCAGGATTTATCATCTGGAATATATGTTATAAGAGTTTATGGAGACAAGGTATATGACTCAAAAATTATTATTGAATAA
- a CDS encoding rhomboid family intramembrane serine protease — protein MENINQAVLLIIIANVLVSMKGFNDYSFLDKYKFQVSRILNGEKIRTITSGFLHVDWLHLGFNMYALYLFGDIVARILGIPDFLIIYFGSLLAGSMYSLKYHKDEPYYSSVGASGAVSGIVYASILLYPEMELYLFFIPIPIPGYIFGVGYLLYSIYGMKKQLGNVGHSAHLGGTMGGFALTLLLNPILLSTNKLMVILLAVPIILLLIFGDKLKNL, from the coding sequence ATGGAAAATATAAATCAAGCTGTTTTATTAATTATCATTGCTAACGTTTTGGTTTCTATGAAGGGGTTTAACGATTACTCTTTTTTAGACAAATACAAATTTCAAGTAAGTAGAATTTTAAATGGAGAAAAAATACGTACAATAACATCTGGTTTTTTGCATGTAGATTGGTTGCACCTTGGTTTTAACATGTATGCCCTTTATTTATTTGGAGATATTGTTGCAAGAATTTTAGGAATTCCAGATTTCTTAATTATTTATTTTGGAAGTTTATTAGCAGGTAGTATGTATTCCTTAAAATACCATAAAGACGAACCTTACTATAGTTCTGTTGGTGCTTCTGGTGCTGTTTCAGGAATTGTATATGCTTCAATATTATTGTATCCAGAAATGGAGCTTTATTTGTTTTTTATACCAATTCCAATACCAGGTTATATTTTTGGAGTTGGTTATTTACTATATTCTATTTATGGTATGAAAAAGCAGTTAGGTAATGTTGGTCATTCTGCACATTTAGGAGGAACTATGGGAGGTTTTGCTTTAACTTTATTATTAAATCCTATTTTATTATCAACCAATAAGTTGATGGTCATTCTTTTAGCTGTACCAATTATTTTGTTATTAATTTTCGGAGATAAGCTTAAAAATTTATAG
- a CDS encoding lysophospholipid acyltransferase family protein, which yields MQFLVFALTYPLIWIMSRLPMRILYIKSDFFFFLIYHVFGYRKKVVLDNLKLAFPEKTDEERKVISKKFFKHFTDLIMESVKAFSISEKQILKRYKYKNPELVNKFAKEGKSIALVGAHQANWEWSFSLSLILNIDVYGAYTKLNNKYFEKTIRKSREKFGVIGYKTSDTVRGMQKNFSEKKQGAYILLSDQSPQPHKTFYWRNFFNIKVPVHTGAEMLSKKFDLVVINYVSRKVKRGYYETEFQLITDSPKEFDNYKITDIYTDITEANIKQQPEFYLWSHKRFKHRDKVPKEFL from the coding sequence ATGCAATTTTTAGTTTTTGCGCTTACATATCCATTAATATGGATTATGTCTCGATTACCAATGCGAATTTTATACATTAAATCTGATTTTTTTTTCTTTTTAATCTATCATGTTTTTGGTTACAGAAAAAAAGTAGTTCTAGATAATTTAAAGCTTGCTTTTCCTGAAAAAACGGATGAAGAACGTAAAGTAATTTCTAAAAAGTTTTTTAAACACTTTACAGATTTAATTATGGAAAGTGTTAAAGCATTTTCTATTTCTGAAAAACAGATATTAAAACGATACAAATACAAAAACCCAGAATTGGTTAATAAGTTTGCTAAAGAAGGAAAAAGTATTGCTTTAGTTGGCGCTCACCAAGCAAATTGGGAATGGTCTTTTAGCTTATCTTTAATTTTAAATATAGATGTATATGGTGCATATACAAAATTAAATAATAAGTATTTTGAAAAGACAATTAGAAAATCTAGAGAAAAATTTGGTGTCATAGGTTATAAAACTTCTGATACTGTTAGGGGTATGCAGAAAAATTTTTCAGAAAAAAAACAAGGTGCCTACATTCTATTAAGTGATCAATCTCCACAACCACATAAAACTTTTTATTGGCGAAACTTCTTTAATATAAAAGTTCCTGTTCATACAGGTGCAGAAATGCTTTCTAAAAAATTCGATTTAGTTGTTATAAATTACGTTTCTAGAAAAGTAAAAAGAGGTTATTATGAAACAGAGTTTCAATTAATAACAGATTCTCCAAAAGAATTTGATAATTATAAAATTACAGATATTTATACCGATATAACAGAAGCAAATATTAAGCAGCAACCAGAATTTTATTTGTGGTCTCACAAAAGATTTAAACATAGAGATAAAGTGCCAAAAGAGTTTTTATAA